In Sphingobacterium sp. SRCM116780, the genomic stretch CGCGAGAAAACAATATAAAAATCCTGCCTGCGCATTATAAGGGTCTCCTGGTTGATCGGATTTGGCATGATGCACATGGTGCGATATGACATATATTTCTTCTGGAATGACACTGATAGTTAGATGTTGTGTAAAGAATCTCCAAAAGGCATTTTTAAATTTGTACGCACGATGTGTACAGTAACGGTGATGCCATATGGTACCATGCGTTCCCATAATAATCATACTATATACAAAGGTTGCCAAAAGTGTCCACCAACTCAGGAAATAGATTAAGAAAATAAAGAAAAAGGGGATGAGACAAATGACCTTCAACCAGCTGACGAAGGGAAGCCAATTGCGTCGATCTTTAAAGACATTGAGTCTGTTAATAAATTCACGGATTATCTCTTTTTTGGTGGGTTTGATAAGTTTGCCCGCAGTATCTTGCCAGCCATAGGAAGGTGGTTGGAGGACATGGTCTAAAAATGACATGATAATAAGTATGAGTTAGCGTGTTATCATTTGTGATTTAACTGCAATTGCATGTAAATTAGATAAATAGGTGCAAAATGTAAACTTATTTAGCACTACGTTACAGGTAATTTACAAGAAAGGAATAGTTGTCAGCAATATAATTGCTATGGGTGCTATCTTTGCTATAGAATCATATTGAAAAGATGATGACTATGGTGATTTGCTGCATGCACATACAATGAGCATGTCCTTTAATAAAAAAATGTAGTAAATAAGCAGCATTGCTATTTACTACATGATATCAAATGGAGAACGTAATAAATTCTCCAATGTTAATTATCTTGCTACACGTACATTAGTCGCGTTAACACCTTTTTGACCGTTTTCTAAGTCAAATGTCACGCTATCATTTTCACGGATGTCATTAACTAGACCTGATGAATGTACGAATACATCTTGACCACCATCTGCTGGTGTGATAAAACCGAAACCTTTGGTAACGTTAAAGAATTTTACTGTTCCTTCTTGCATTATATTATTGTTTTATTTAAAATTATTTAATTCTAAACCGATGTTCTCCTTGCCATAAATATGGTGATTGAGGCACACAAGTTAATCGATCTGCTAGCAAGAAAAGGATGTTTGTATTTTTAAAGTTTAAAAGAATTTAAGCTCAAAGAGTATTGCATACTTTTTATGAATAACAAAAATTGGCATCTGAAATGAGCGATGATTGATTAAGAAGGATAAACCTAACTAGATCGAATGAACGCGGACAAAGCCTGATTCTAAAATCAAATATACGTATAATATATTGAAAATCAAAATAATATATTTATTTTTACTAGAGCATCATACCACCAGATACTTCAATGCGTTGACCGTTTACCCAACGGGCATCATCGGAACATAGGAAGGCGACTACACCACCAATATCATCGGGTTGTCCTACTCGCCCAAGGGCAGTTGCACTCGCGATATTTTTATTGACTTGTTCGTCATCACGTACATGACCTCCTCCAAAGTCTGTTGCTATGGCTCCAGGAGCAACGATATTGGCGGTAATGCCACGAGATCCCAATTCCTTAGCTAAATAGCGTGTCAGCACTTCGATGGCACCTTTAACAGAAGCATAGGCTGCTGATCCAGGGAAGGAAAACCGTGCCAACCCACTTGAAATATTGATGATCCTACCGTTGTCATTCAGATGAGCTAATGCTTTTTGAGTCAAGAAAAAGACACCTTTATAATGGATGTTGACCGCTTGATCAAATTGTTCTTCGGTGGTTTGTTCAAAGGGTGCATACAAAGCAGTTCCTGCATTGTTGATCAAATAATCAAATTTAGCTTGTCCTGTTTTTGCTTGTAAATCCGTTGTCAAGCGAGTGAAAAATTCGTCAAATGATTTTGTGTTGCTGGTATCCAATTGGTAAGCATAGGCTTTTTGTCCTAAGGCTTCAATTTCTTTTTGGGTTGCTTCAGCCTCCGTTTGGTTACTATGGTAAGTAAAGATAACGTCAACGCCCTGTTTCGCTAGGCTGATTGCCATGTTTTTACCTAAACCGCGACTGCCGCCAGTTATCAAGGCTAATTTTTTATGTTCTGTATGCATTTTTTTTTTTGATGATACAAAATACAAGCAATAATCGGCTTCCTCTCGCCAGCAAATATTTTTTTACAAAAAACAAACTTTTGATGAAGGGACGATAAGGAGGGAAATGTGAAATATAAAAATTTCATCATCA encodes the following:
- a CDS encoding cold-shock protein gives rise to the protein MQEGTVKFFNVTKGFGFITPADGGQDVFVHSSGLVNDIRENDSVTFDLENGQKGVNATNVRVAR
- a CDS encoding SDR family NAD(P)-dependent oxidoreductase, whose translation is MHTEHKKLALITGGSRGLGKNMAISLAKQGVDVIFTYHSNQTEAEATQKEIEALGQKAYAYQLDTSNTKSFDEFFTRLTTDLQAKTGQAKFDYLINNAGTALYAPFEQTTEEQFDQAVNIHYKGVFFLTQKALAHLNDNGRIINISSGLARFSFPGSAAYASVKGAIEVLTRYLAKELGSRGITANIVAPGAIATDFGGGHVRDDEQVNKNIASATALGRVGQPDDIGGVVAFLCSDDARWVNGQRIEVSGGMML